Proteins encoded together in one Variovorax paradoxus EPS window:
- the thrS gene encoding threonine--tRNA ligase yields MIQITLPDNSRREFPGPVSVAEVAQSIGPGLAKMTVAGKVDGRLVDASDVIDHDAKLQIITPKDDEGLEIIRHSTAHLVGHAVKQLYPTAKMVIGPVIDEGFYYDISYERPFTPEDMAAIEARMRELIAQDYDVVKKMTPRAEVIEVFKSRGEDYKLRLVEDMPDEQAMGLYYHQEYVDMCRGPHVPNTRFLKVFKLTKLAGAYWRGDAKNEQLQRIYGTAWADKKQLDQYIQRIEEAEKRDHRKLGKELDLFHIDEVAPGVVFWHPKGWAVWQAVEQYMRGIYRDTGYWEVKGPQILDKSLWEKTGHWQNYRDNMFTTESEKREYALKPMNCPGHVLIFKSDLRSYRDLPLRYGEFGQCHRNEPSGALHGIMRVRGFTQDDGHIFCTEDQILDECIAYTEQLQKVYADFGFTDILYKVATRPENRVGSDELWDKAEHAVMESLRRSGVDFIISPGDGAFYGPKIEYTLRDAIGRQWQCGTMQVDFNTAERLGGEYVTESSGRAHPVMLHRAIVGSLERFIGMLIEHHSGALPAWLAPVQVAVLNISEGQADYAAQVAKTLQNQGLRVQLDLHNEKITYKIRKHSLQKLPYILVVGDKEKEAGAVAVRARGNQDLGAMSLESFVQRLVQDVADKR; encoded by the coding sequence ATGATCCAGATCACGCTCCCAGACAACTCGCGCCGCGAGTTCCCAGGCCCGGTTTCGGTGGCCGAAGTGGCCCAGTCCATCGGCCCCGGTCTCGCCAAGATGACGGTGGCCGGCAAGGTCGATGGCCGGCTCGTCGATGCCAGCGACGTCATCGACCACGACGCCAAACTGCAGATCATCACGCCCAAGGACGACGAGGGCCTGGAGATCATTCGCCACTCGACGGCCCATTTGGTCGGGCATGCGGTCAAGCAGCTCTATCCGACGGCCAAGATGGTGATTGGGCCAGTGATCGACGAGGGCTTCTATTACGACATTTCCTACGAGCGCCCTTTCACGCCCGAGGACATGGCCGCCATCGAGGCGCGCATGCGCGAGCTGATCGCGCAGGACTACGACGTCGTGAAGAAGATGACGCCTCGTGCCGAGGTGATCGAGGTCTTCAAGTCGCGCGGCGAAGACTACAAGCTGCGCCTCGTCGAGGACATGCCCGACGAGCAGGCGATGGGTCTCTACTACCACCAGGAATACGTGGACATGTGCCGCGGCCCGCACGTGCCGAACACGCGCTTCCTGAAGGTCTTCAAGCTCACGAAGCTGGCTGGCGCTTATTGGCGGGGCGATGCCAAGAACGAGCAGCTGCAGCGCATCTACGGCACGGCCTGGGCCGACAAGAAGCAGCTCGACCAGTACATCCAGCGCATCGAGGAAGCCGAAAAGCGCGACCACCGCAAGCTCGGCAAGGAACTCGACCTGTTCCATATCGACGAAGTGGCGCCGGGCGTGGTGTTCTGGCATCCCAAGGGATGGGCGGTCTGGCAGGCGGTCGAGCAGTACATGCGCGGCATCTACCGCGACACGGGCTACTGGGAAGTGAAGGGCCCGCAGATCCTCGACAAGAGCCTGTGGGAGAAAACGGGCCACTGGCAGAACTACCGCGACAACATGTTCACGACGGAGTCGGAAAAGCGCGAGTACGCGCTGAAGCCGATGAACTGCCCGGGCCACGTGCTGATCTTCAAGAGCGACCTGCGCAGCTATCGCGACCTGCCGCTGCGCTACGGCGAGTTCGGCCAGTGCCATCGCAATGAACCCAGCGGCGCGCTGCACGGGATCATGCGCGTGCGCGGCTTCACGCAGGACGACGGGCACATCTTCTGTACGGAAGACCAGATCCTCGACGAATGCATCGCTTACACGGAGCAGTTGCAGAAGGTCTACGCCGACTTCGGCTTCACGGACATCCTCTACAAGGTCGCCACGCGGCCGGAGAACCGTGTCGGTTCCGACGAGCTGTGGGACAAGGCCGAGCACGCGGTGATGGAGTCGCTGCGGCGCTCGGGCGTCGACTTCATCATCTCGCCGGGCGATGGCGCCTTCTACGGTCCGAAGATCGAATACACGCTGCGCGATGCCATCGGCCGCCAGTGGCAGTGCGGCACGATGCAGGTCGACTTCAACACGGCCGAGCGCCTGGGCGGCGAATACGTGACGGAATCGAGCGGCCGCGCGCACCCCGTGATGCTGCATCGCGCCATCGTGGGCAGCCTGGAGCGCTTCATCGGCATGCTGATCGAACACCACTCCGGCGCGCTGCCCGCATGGCTCGCTCCGGTGCAGGTGGCGGTGCTCAATATCAGCGAAGGACAGGCCGACTACGCTGCGCAAGTTGCGAAAACGCTGCAAAATCAAGGGCTTAGGGTTCAGCTTGATCTGCACAACGAGAAGATTACGTATAAAATACGGAAGCATTCGTTGCAAAAGCTCCCTTACATCCTCGTCGTGGGCGACAAGGAAAAGGAAGCAGGTGCCGTCGCAGTGCGCGCCCGGGGCAATCAAGACCTCGGAGCAATGTCCCTCGAATCGTTCGTGCAAAGGCTCGTTCAGGATGTTGCCGACAAGCGTTGA
- the aceA gene encoding isocitrate lyase, translating into MPQTLTEQLSREQQIAALEKDWATNPRWKGVKRGYSAADVVRLRGSFPIEQTLARRGAEKLWDKINGGAKKGYVNAFGAISAGQAMQQAKAGLEAVYLSGWQVAADGNTSETMYPDQSLYAYDSVPTMVRRINNTFKRADEIQWGRGINPGDKEFIDYFLPIVADAEAGFGGVLNAFELMKNMIASGAAGVHFEDQLAAVKKCGHMGGKVLVPTHEACEKLISARFAADVMGVPTIVLARTDAEAANLITSDHDANDKPFLTGERTQEGFYRVKNGLEQAISRGVAYAPYADLVWCETGVPDIGFAREFAQAVHAACPGKLLSYNCSPSFNWKKNLDDKQIASFQEDLSELGYKYQFITLAGIHINWYNTFQFAHAYANGEGMKHYVNMVQEPEFAARDKGYTFVSHQQEVGAGYFDDVTTVIQGGSSSVKALSGSTEEEQFH; encoded by the coding sequence ATGCCCCAGACCCTCACAGAACAACTGAGCCGCGAACAACAAATTGCCGCCCTCGAAAAAGACTGGGCCACCAATCCGCGCTGGAAGGGCGTCAAGCGCGGCTACAGCGCGGCCGACGTGGTTCGCCTTCGCGGCTCTTTTCCCATCGAGCAGACGCTGGCCCGCCGCGGTGCCGAGAAGCTCTGGGACAAGATCAACGGCGGCGCGAAGAAGGGCTACGTGAACGCATTCGGCGCCATCTCCGCCGGCCAGGCCATGCAGCAGGCCAAGGCAGGCTTGGAAGCCGTGTACCTGTCGGGCTGGCAGGTCGCCGCCGATGGCAACACGTCCGAGACGATGTACCCCGACCAGTCGCTGTACGCCTACGATTCGGTGCCGACGATGGTCCGCCGCATCAACAACACCTTCAAGCGCGCCGATGAAATCCAGTGGGGCCGCGGCATCAACCCGGGCGACAAGGAATTCATCGACTACTTCCTGCCGATCGTGGCCGATGCCGAAGCCGGTTTCGGCGGCGTGCTGAACGCCTTCGAACTCATGAAGAACATGATTGCTTCCGGCGCCGCCGGCGTGCACTTCGAAGACCAACTGGCTGCCGTGAAGAAGTGCGGCCACATGGGCGGCAAGGTGCTCGTGCCGACGCACGAAGCGTGCGAGAAGCTGATTTCCGCGCGTTTCGCCGCCGACGTTATGGGCGTGCCGACCATTGTTCTGGCCCGCACCGACGCGGAAGCCGCCAACCTGATCACGTCCGATCACGACGCGAACGACAAGCCTTTCCTGACCGGCGAGCGCACGCAGGAAGGCTTCTACCGGGTCAAGAACGGCCTGGAGCAGGCCATCAGCCGCGGCGTGGCTTACGCGCCCTACGCGGACCTCGTGTGGTGCGAAACCGGTGTGCCCGATATCGGCTTCGCCCGCGAATTCGCGCAAGCCGTGCACGCCGCCTGCCCCGGCAAGCTGCTCTCGTACAACTGCTCGCCGTCGTTCAACTGGAAGAAGAACCTTGACGACAAGCAGATCGCTTCGTTCCAGGAAGACCTCTCGGAGCTGGGCTACAAGTACCAGTTCATCACGCTGGCCGGCATCCACATCAACTGGTACAACACCTTCCAGTTCGCCCATGCGTACGCTAACGGCGAAGGCATGAAGCACTACGTCAACATGGTGCAGGAACCCGAGTTCGCCGCACGCGACAAGGGCTACACCTTCGTGTCGCACCAGCAGGAAGTCGGCGCGGGCTACTTCGACGACGTGACCACCGTGATCCAGGGCGGTTCGTCAAGCGTGAAGGCTCTGTCGGGTTCGACCGAGGAAGAGCAGTTCCACTGA
- a CDS encoding gamma-glutamylcyclotransferase family protein: MMPHVFVYGTLRRHGRNDIARYRPSPVFVGEASIDGTLYDLGAYPGVVLGGVGRVKGEVYRVEPEVEAALDLLEEVAEDDSGEYIKRRVRVAVGAQWLDCLVYEIHPSRIEGRAVIGGGGDWIAHAAQKSPAFSPQKE; this comes from the coding sequence ATGATGCCCCACGTTTTTGTCTACGGCACGCTGCGCCGGCATGGGCGCAACGACATCGCGCGCTATCGGCCTTCGCCTGTGTTCGTCGGCGAGGCGAGCATTGACGGGACGCTGTACGACCTTGGCGCTTATCCAGGCGTCGTGCTCGGCGGCGTGGGGCGCGTGAAGGGCGAGGTCTATCGCGTAGAGCCCGAAGTCGAGGCGGCGCTCGATCTGCTGGAAGAAGTGGCCGAGGACGATTCGGGTGAATACATCAAGCGCAGGGTTCGTGTGGCGGTCGGCGCGCAGTGGCTCGATTGCTTGGTCTATGAGATCCATCCTTCGCGGATCGAAGGGCGTGCGGTGATCGGCGGCGGCGGCGATTGGATTGCACATGCCGCGCAGAAATCGCCGGCGTTTTCACCACAGAAAGAGTGA
- a CDS encoding DMT family transporter, whose protein sequence is MNSAAPASGRLVAYGCLALSMSLVGAYVALSKPLVAAFPVLLLAWLRFGIAALAMPHWLKRGADEAPMTARTRGLVFLESFLGNFLFSICMLFGVSITSAVSAGVIMASIPAMVALASWLFLRERITVRIGLAIACAAFGIGLLALSPAHAPASPDAAKSSTPWLGNLLVFCAVLCEAAYVVIGKSLTGRVGPKRIASLINLWGFVLSTPLGIWFALSFDFGAVRGGMWVLLVAYALAASIWTVWLWMTGLRHVPAAQAGVFAVLLPVSAALVGVLVLGENLSGPQLIAFALALAGVVLATWPGRRR, encoded by the coding sequence TTGAACTCCGCTGCCCCCGCGTCCGGCCGTCTCGTGGCCTACGGCTGCCTCGCCCTGAGCATGTCGCTCGTTGGCGCCTACGTTGCCCTTTCGAAACCTCTCGTTGCTGCCTTTCCGGTGTTGCTGCTTGCATGGCTGCGCTTCGGCATCGCCGCGCTGGCGATGCCCCACTGGCTCAAGCGCGGCGCGGACGAAGCACCGATGACAGCGCGCACCCGCGGACTCGTCTTCCTCGAATCATTTCTCGGCAACTTCCTGTTCTCCATCTGCATGCTGTTCGGCGTGAGCATCACGAGCGCGGTCTCGGCGGGCGTGATCATGGCGTCGATCCCCGCGATGGTTGCGTTGGCGAGCTGGCTCTTTCTGCGCGAGCGCATCACGGTGCGCATCGGTCTGGCCATCGCGTGCGCTGCATTCGGCATCGGCCTGCTGGCGCTCAGCCCCGCGCATGCGCCGGCTTCGCCCGACGCAGCCAAGTCGTCGACGCCGTGGCTCGGCAACTTGCTGGTGTTCTGCGCGGTGCTCTGCGAGGCCGCGTATGTGGTGATCGGCAAGTCGCTCACCGGGCGAGTCGGACCCAAGCGCATCGCGTCGCTCATCAACCTCTGGGGCTTCGTGCTCTCGACGCCCCTGGGCATCTGGTTCGCGCTGTCGTTCGATTTCGGCGCGGTGCGCGGCGGCATGTGGGTGCTCCTCGTGGCCTACGCGCTCGCCGCGAGCATCTGGACGGTGTGGCTCTGGATGACGGGCCTGCGCCATGTTCCCGCTGCACAGGCTGGAGTTTTCGCAGTGCTGCTGCCCGTCAGTGCGGCCCTCGTGGGCGTGCTCGTGCTCGGCGAAAACCTCTCCGGGCCGCAGCTGATCGCGTTCGCGCTTGCACTCGCAGGCGTGGTGCTCGCGACCTGGCCTGGGCGTCGAAGGTGA
- a CDS encoding SWIB/MDM2 domain-containing protein, producing the protein MATAKKAPAKKAPAKKAAPAKKAAAPAKKAAPAKKAAPAKKAAAPAKKAAPAKKAAPAKKAAPAKKRTPNAAFMKALTPSPALAAVVGSTPLPRTAVVSKLWDYIKKNNLQDKANKRNINADAKLKEIFGKSQVSMFELAALIGKHVK; encoded by the coding sequence ATGGCAACTGCAAAGAAGGCTCCGGCCAAGAAAGCTCCGGCAAAGAAGGCCGCTCCCGCAAAGAAGGCTGCTGCTCCTGCGAAGAAGGCTGCACCGGCGAAGAAGGCAGCTCCCGCAAAGAAGGCTGCTGCTCCTGCGAAGAAGGCCGCACCGGCGAAGAAGGCAGCTCCTGCAAAGAAGGCAGCTCCCGCCAAGAAGCGCACGCCCAACGCTGCGTTCATGAAGGCACTGACCCCCAGCCCGGCACTCGCTGCCGTGGTCGGCTCGACGCCTCTGCCGCGCACCGCTGTCGTGAGCAAGCTGTGGGACTACATCAAGAAGAACAACCTTCAAGACAAGGCCAACAAGCGCAACATCAACGCCGACGCCAAGCTGAAGGAAATCTTCGGCAAGTCGCAAGTGTCGATGTTCGAACTGGCTGCCCTGATCGGCAAGCACGTCAAGTAA
- a CDS encoding helix-turn-helix transcriptional regulator: protein MAAEAPVRLWINTYEAPRVTGHHAHETGQLFALREGLQVIETPSGRWVQPPGWIGWIAPRCAHAAQSFGATAGWSLHIDPAMAAGLPDGPHVFATTTLMRALIDQLTALDGASSAVVEERRERLVGVLLDELAASAKPSLHLPMPQDKRLAAMAAALANDPAMPDTIDQWVDRIGMARRTLTRRFAVETGLSFAQWRQQSRLLKAVELLSLGESVTAVALTVGYSSVSAFIETFRKNFGCTPARFFEGGMALPQAKKKPA, encoded by the coding sequence ATGGCGGCTGAGGCGCCCGTCAGGCTCTGGATCAACACGTACGAGGCGCCGCGCGTCACGGGCCATCACGCGCACGAGACCGGCCAATTGTTCGCCTTGCGCGAGGGGCTGCAGGTCATCGAGACGCCCTCGGGACGCTGGGTGCAGCCGCCGGGATGGATCGGCTGGATTGCGCCGCGCTGCGCGCATGCGGCGCAGAGCTTCGGCGCCACGGCGGGCTGGAGCCTGCACATCGATCCGGCGATGGCGGCAGGCCTGCCCGACGGGCCGCATGTGTTTGCGACGACGACGTTGATGCGGGCGCTGATCGACCAACTGACGGCGCTCGATGGTGCATCGTCGGCGGTTGTCGAAGAGCGTCGTGAGCGGCTTGTCGGTGTGCTGCTCGATGAACTCGCAGCGAGTGCAAAGCCGTCGCTGCATCTGCCGATGCCGCAGGACAAACGCCTGGCAGCGATGGCCGCTGCGCTGGCGAACGATCCCGCGATGCCCGACACGATCGACCAGTGGGTCGATCGCATCGGCATGGCGCGCCGCACGCTCACGCGTCGCTTTGCGGTCGAAACCGGATTGAGCTTCGCGCAATGGCGGCAGCAATCGCGCTTGCTGAAGGCCGTCGAACTGCTGAGCCTTGGCGAGTCCGTCACGGCTGTCGCGTTGACGGTGGGCTACAGCTCGGTGAGCGCGTTCATCGAGACCTTCCGCAAGAACTTCGGCTGCACGCCTGCGCGTTTTTTCGAGGGAGGGATGGCCTTGCCGCAGGCGAAAAAAAAGCCGGCATGA
- a CDS encoding thiamine pyrophosphate-binding protein, translating into MSTSQPAGRLIVECLIAQGMEIAFGVPGESFLAVLDGFHAYGDRARFIVNRQEGGAAFMAEAHGKLTGRPGVCFVTRGPGATNASIGVHNAFQDSTPMVLFVGDVGSDFRDREAFQEVDYGSFFGPSTKGFAKRVERIDDADRIPEYVARAFATAMNGRPGPVVLVLPEDMLRSETSARPLPRVETVQPWSDPGALRTLRQLLLKSERPLVIAGGGGWTTQAAQALQRFAENWRLPVANAFRYQDTFDNHHPLYAGDVGIAINPKLAQRVKDADLILAIGPRLGEMTTGGYTLLEAPKAKQVLVHIHASAEELNRVYRADLAINAGMSAAARSLEVLSAPPTLPWEEWTEQAHADYEANLVPQALAGMPAETPRGPVDMAAVVALLQKHLPPDAAITNGAGNFASWVHRYFRYHGLAKGRKTQLAPTSGAMGYGVPAGIAANLATGRVAFTIAGDGDFLMTGQELATAAQHGGKSIVVLLNNGMFGTIRMHQEREYPERTSGTALRNPDFCGLARAYGYAAERVTETAQFEAALLRALAADTGTLIEIPLDPEVITTRGTLGSIRRAAQQQARN; encoded by the coding sequence ATGAGTACATCACAACCCGCAGGCCGCCTGATCGTCGAGTGCCTGATCGCGCAGGGCATGGAGATCGCGTTCGGCGTGCCGGGGGAAAGCTTCCTCGCCGTGCTCGACGGCTTTCATGCGTATGGCGACCGCGCGCGCTTCATCGTGAACCGGCAGGAGGGCGGCGCGGCCTTCATGGCCGAGGCGCACGGCAAGCTGACGGGGCGGCCGGGCGTGTGCTTCGTCACCCGCGGGCCGGGCGCCACCAACGCATCGATCGGCGTGCACAACGCGTTTCAGGACTCGACGCCGATGGTGCTGTTCGTGGGCGACGTCGGCAGCGACTTCCGCGACCGCGAGGCTTTCCAGGAAGTCGACTACGGCAGCTTCTTCGGGCCGAGCACGAAGGGCTTCGCCAAGCGCGTGGAGCGCATCGACGATGCGGACCGCATTCCCGAATACGTGGCGCGCGCCTTTGCCACGGCGATGAACGGGCGGCCGGGGCCGGTCGTGCTGGTGCTGCCCGAGGACATGCTGCGTTCGGAGACTTCGGCGCGGCCGTTGCCGCGCGTGGAGACGGTGCAGCCGTGGAGCGATCCGGGTGCGCTGCGGACCTTGCGCCAACTGTTGTTGAAGTCCGAGCGGCCGCTGGTGATTGCCGGCGGCGGTGGCTGGACGACGCAGGCCGCGCAGGCGCTGCAGCGCTTTGCCGAAAACTGGCGCCTGCCTGTGGCGAACGCCTTCCGCTACCAGGACACTTTCGACAACCACCATCCGCTGTACGCGGGCGATGTCGGCATCGCGATCAATCCGAAGCTAGCGCAGCGTGTGAAGGATGCGGACCTGATCCTCGCGATCGGCCCGCGTCTCGGCGAGATGACGACGGGCGGCTACACGCTGCTCGAAGCGCCGAAGGCGAAGCAGGTGCTGGTGCACATCCATGCGAGCGCCGAGGAGCTGAACCGCGTCTACCGGGCCGACCTGGCGATCAACGCAGGCATGAGTGCCGCGGCGCGCAGCCTCGAGGTGCTGAGCGCGCCGCCGACCTTGCCGTGGGAGGAATGGACCGAACAGGCGCATGCGGACTACGAAGCCAACCTCGTGCCCCAGGCGCTGGCCGGCATGCCGGCCGAGACGCCGCGCGGCCCGGTCGACATGGCCGCGGTCGTCGCGCTGCTGCAAAAGCACCTGCCGCCGGATGCGGCCATCACCAACGGCGCCGGCAATTTCGCGAGCTGGGTGCATCGCTACTTTCGCTATCACGGGCTCGCCAAGGGGCGCAAGACGCAGCTGGCGCCGACCAGCGGTGCGATGGGCTATGGCGTGCCGGCCGGCATTGCCGCGAACCTGGCGACGGGGCGCGTGGCCTTCACGATCGCGGGCGACGGCGATTTCCTGATGACGGGCCAGGAGCTGGCGACGGCCGCGCAGCACGGCGGGAAGAGCATCGTCGTGCTGCTCAACAACGGCATGTTCGGCACGATCCGAATGCACCAGGAGCGCGAGTACCCGGAGCGCACCAGCGGCACCGCGCTGCGCAACCCCGACTTCTGCGGTCTCGCTCGCGCCTACGGCTATGCGGCCGAGCGCGTAACGGAGACCGCGCAGTTCGAAGCAGCGCTGCTGCGCGCGCTGGCGGCCGACACGGGCACGCTGATCGAGATTCCGCTGGACCCCGAGGTGATCACCACGCGCGGGACGCTGGGCTCGATCAGGCGCGCGGCGCAGCAGCAGGCGCGGAACTGA
- a CDS encoding TetR/AcrR family transcriptional regulator — MKAPKDSPIETLEPRSRDADRSQLAILAAAREEFSQLGLAGARMDSIATRAGLNKRLIYYYFGSKDDLFLAVLERTYADIREAEQRLHLDEIEPVEAIRQLVSFTWHYYLEHPEFITLLNSENLHRAAHLKRSERIQEMNSPLVQLLDTVLERGRRENLFHAGVDPVQLYISIASLCYFYLSNNHTLSAIFGRDLRAPKAMAQRLSHMTDLVLGYVLR; from the coding sequence ATGAAGGCACCGAAGGATTCCCCGATCGAGACGCTAGAGCCGCGCTCGCGCGATGCCGACCGCTCGCAGCTCGCCATCCTCGCCGCGGCCCGCGAGGAGTTCTCGCAGCTGGGCCTGGCGGGCGCGCGCATGGACAGCATCGCGACGCGCGCGGGCCTGAACAAGCGCCTCATCTACTACTACTTCGGCAGCAAGGACGACCTGTTCCTCGCGGTGCTCGAACGCACCTATGCCGACATCCGCGAAGCCGAGCAGCGGCTGCACCTGGACGAGATCGAGCCGGTCGAGGCGATCCGCCAGCTCGTGTCGTTCACCTGGCACTACTACCTCGAACACCCCGAGTTCATCACGCTGCTCAACAGCGAGAACCTGCATCGCGCCGCGCACCTGAAGCGCTCCGAGCGCATCCAGGAAATGAACTCGCCACTCGTGCAACTGCTCGACACAGTGCTCGAGCGCGGCCGGCGCGAGAACCTGTTCCACGCGGGCGTGGACCCGGTGCAGCTCTACATCTCGATCGCGTCGCTCTGCTACTTCTACCTCTCGAACAACCACACGCTCTCGGCCATCTTCGGCCGTGACCTGCGTGCGCCCAAGGCGATGGCGCAACGCCTCTCGCACATGACCGACCTGGTCCTGGGCTACGTCCTGCGCTGA
- a CDS encoding tripartite tricarboxylate transporter substrate binding protein: MKRLARNTATLTAFAALTGLAALMPGVASAQNGYPTKPIRVIVPFAAGSTTDIIARAIADKMSQSMGQTLVIDNRGGASGTIGQQAVATAAPDGYTVMIHSSSHTVSPSTFAKLPFDTVGDFAGITPISSLPNALVISPSKNIKTLPQLLAAARAKPGSMNFASAGQGSATHLNAEKFKMAAKIDATNIPFKGSGEAVTEVLSGRVDYYFSPIAPVIGQIKEGQLLALAVGSPKRAAALPDVPTTTEAGVPGSEFNFWIGMMAPAKTPRDIVNRLHDEVAKALATPEVKERFLKLGADAWTLKPEQFDAYIKEEIASNAQLVKAAGLQVQQ, from the coding sequence ATGAAGCGACTCGCACGCAACACCGCCACCCTCACCGCATTCGCTGCGCTCACCGGCCTGGCCGCACTGATGCCAGGCGTTGCATCCGCGCAGAACGGCTACCCGACCAAGCCGATCCGCGTGATCGTTCCCTTTGCGGCCGGCAGCACCACGGACATCATTGCCCGCGCCATCGCCGACAAGATGAGCCAGAGCATGGGCCAGACGCTGGTCATCGACAACCGCGGCGGCGCGAGCGGCACCATCGGCCAGCAGGCCGTGGCCACGGCCGCGCCGGACGGCTACACGGTCATGATCCATTCGTCGTCGCACACGGTGAGCCCGTCGACCTTCGCCAAGCTGCCGTTCGACACGGTGGGCGACTTCGCCGGCATCACGCCGATCTCCTCGCTGCCCAACGCGCTGGTCATCTCGCCCTCGAAGAACATCAAGACGCTGCCGCAACTGCTGGCCGCGGCACGCGCCAAGCCGGGCAGCATGAACTTCGCTTCGGCCGGCCAGGGCAGCGCCACGCACCTGAACGCCGAGAAGTTCAAGATGGCCGCGAAGATCGATGCGACCAACATCCCCTTCAAGGGATCGGGCGAGGCCGTGACCGAAGTGCTCTCGGGCCGCGTCGACTACTACTTCTCGCCCATCGCCCCGGTGATCGGCCAGATCAAGGAAGGCCAACTGCTCGCACTCGCCGTCGGTTCGCCCAAGCGCGCGGCGGCTCTCCCCGACGTGCCCACCACCACCGAGGCCGGCGTGCCCGGCTCCGAGTTCAACTTCTGGATCGGGATGATGGCGCCCGCCAAGACGCCGCGCGACATCGTCAACCGCTTGCACGACGAAGTGGCCAAGGCCCTCGCCACGCCCGAGGTGAAGGAGCGCTTCCTCAAGCTCGGCGCCGACGCGTGGACGCTCAAGCCCGAGCAGTTCGACGCCTACATCAAGGAAGAGATCGCGAGCAATGCGCAGCTCGTGAAGGCCGCGGGCCTGCAGGTCCAGCAGTAA
- a CDS encoding ABC transporter permease, protein MLRKLLLSPALRPFLLILLLLVLWDLVIRLFKIPAYLIPPPWEVVKQLVAEWPRLLSESWKTTLATLGGFGLTILIGIPIAMVIAYSRLVESYVYPLLVFSQSIPKVAIAPLFVVWFGFGILPKVISAFLLGFFPVVVSTVMGFKSVEPDMLDLARSMGASRLQTFFKISLPQALPAIFSGLKVSVTLAVVGAVVGEFVGSNSGIGYVLQVANGNFDLPLMFAALVVLSSIGVVLFVAVDLVERLMIPWHASQRHVQ, encoded by the coding sequence ATGCTCCGCAAGCTCCTGCTCTCCCCGGCCCTGCGGCCGTTCCTGCTGATCCTGTTGCTGCTGGTGCTGTGGGACCTCGTGATCCGGCTCTTCAAGATCCCGGCCTACCTGATCCCGCCGCCGTGGGAGGTGGTCAAGCAACTCGTCGCCGAATGGCCGCGCCTGCTCAGCGAAAGCTGGAAGACGACGCTCGCCACGCTCGGCGGCTTCGGCCTCACGATCCTCATCGGCATTCCGATCGCGATGGTCATCGCCTACTCGCGGCTGGTCGAGTCGTACGTGTATCCGCTGCTGGTGTTCTCGCAGAGCATTCCGAAGGTGGCGATCGCGCCGCTGTTCGTGGTGTGGTTCGGCTTCGGCATCCTGCCCAAGGTGATCAGCGCCTTCCTGCTGGGTTTCTTCCCGGTGGTGGTGTCCACGGTGATGGGCTTCAAGTCGGTCGAGCCCGACATGCTCGACCTCGCCCGCTCGATGGGCGCGAGCCGCCTGCAGACCTTCTTCAAGATCAGCCTGCCGCAGGCGCTGCCCGCGATCTTCAGTGGCCTGAAGGTGTCGGTCACGCTGGCCGTCGTGGGTGCCGTGGTCGGCGAATTCGTCGGGTCCAACTCGGGCATCGGCTACGTGCTGCAAGTGGCCAACGGCAACTTCGACCTGCCCTTGATGTTCGCCGCGCTGGTGGTTTTGTCGAGCATCGGCGTGGTCCTTTTCGTCGCGGTCGACCTGGTCGAGCGTTTGATGATCCCGTGGCACGCCTCGCAGCGCCACGTGCAATGA